In Dermacentor silvarum isolate Dsil-2018 chromosome 2, BIME_Dsil_1.4, whole genome shotgun sequence, the following proteins share a genomic window:
- the LOC119442087 gene encoding pyroglutamyl-peptidase 1, translating to MAAKSSNSLNGVCLPEHEPTVLLTGFGLFRDYGHNSSNEVVKALAKTGIPGTRLVTKEVPVEYDTVSSVVPQLWEDIKPDLVVHCGMNATARNLVVENQAYNGSYCAADNKGAVPKQGLCCGVSPQNERLRTCFDLGALTEKLKTAGCPVPVETSNDAGRFLCEFIYFTSLRISPWTVFIHVPPIDEPHSVQQLACTVSTIVLTLLEQKKSMGELSAVDAKLDRSQSQEKQAVATKSSSESS from the exons ATGGCGGCGAAGAGCAGCAACTCGTTGAACG GTGTGTGTCTGCCTGAACACGAGCCGACCGTTCTCCTGACAG GGTTCGGGCTGTTCCGTGACTACGGCCACAATTCGAGTAATGAAGTGGTCAAAGCCCTCGCCAAGACTGGTATTCCTGGAACGAGACTCGTGACGAAAGAAGTTCCAGTAGAGTACGATACTGTTTCAAGCGTGGTGCCTCAGTTGTGGGAGGATATCAAGCCTGAT CTTGTGGTCCACTGTGGAATGAATGCCACTGCCCGGAACTTggttgtggagaaccaagcttACAATGGCAGCTATTGTGCTGCCGACAACAAGGGTGCCGTACCTAAACAG GGCCTCTGCTGTGGGGTGTCTCCACAAAACGAACGACTCCGCACCTGCTTTGACCTCGGTGCACTGACCGAGAAGCTTAAGACAGCCGGCTGCCCGGTTCCCGTTGAGACTTCAAATGATGCTGGCAG GTTCCTGTGTGAGTTCATCTACTTCACCTCACTCAGGATCAGTCCTTGGACCGTATTCATCCATGTACCACCTATAGATGAGCCCCACAGTGTTCAACAGCTTGCCTGCACGGTCAGCACTATTGTATTGACGCTTCTTGAGCAAAAAAAGAGTATGGGAGAGTTATCTGCCGTTGATGCAAAGCTCGACCGGAGTCAAAGTCAGGAGAAGCAGGCTGTTGCAACAAAGAGCAGCAGTGAAAGCAGCTGA